CCAGTGGTGACCTCCGGCTGGTGCGCCACCTCGCGGGCGAGCTTGGCGATGCTGACGCAGTGGTCGCCCATGCGCTCGAGCTCGGATGCCATGTGGAGCAGGCCCATGGTCTCGCGGAGGTCGCAGGCCAGTGGGGCCTGGGTCAGCAGGATCGCGAAGGACAGCTCGCGGGCGTCGAGGTGGAGGGCGTTGATGCGGGCGTCCTCCGCGATCACCGCGGTGCAGCGGTCGATGTCGCGCCGTGCCAGGCCTGCCATCGCCTGGCAGATCCCCCGGTCGACCAGCTCGCCCATCCGGACCACTCCGGCGCGCAGCCGCCCGAGCTCGTCGTCGAGGACGGGGCGGTGGGGATGGGACGGCGTCGGGGTCATGCGCCGAACTCTCGGAGCGTGGACTTAAGCATCTCTTAACCATTTCACAATACGAATCGGCCCGCATCTTGTGCACGATCGCAGCGGGTGGCCTGGGAGTGAGGGGAGGAGGAACCCGCCGTGCGTCTGCCGCTGGTGCCGCGTGAGCGGCGTTTCCACGATCTCTTCGAGCAGCAGGCCGCCTGCATCGTCGCCGCCGCGGAGATCCTCCTCAAGGTGCTCGTCAACGGGGGCGACGCCGCCGCCCACCACGCCGAGATCAAGGACTGGGAGCACCGGGGCGACGAGCTGACCCACGAGATCGTGCGCACCCTGAACCGGACCTTCGTCACCCCCTTCGACCGCGAGGACATCTACGCGCTGAGCTCCGGCCTCGACGACATCCTCGACTACGTGGACGAGGTGGCGACGACGATCACCCTCTACCGGATCGCCACCATCCCCCCGGCGGCCGGCGAGCTCGGCCGGCTGGTCCTCGAGGCCGCAGGCGAGGTGCGCCAGGCGATCGCCAAGCTGGAGAAGCTCAAGCATCTGGAGCCGCACTGGATCGAGATC
This region of Candidatus Dormiibacterota bacterium genomic DNA includes:
- the phoU gene encoding phosphate signaling complex protein PhoU, which produces MTPTPSHPHRPVLDDELGRLRAGVVRMGELVDRGICQAMAGLARRDIDRCTAVIAEDARINALHLDARELSFAILLTQAPLACDLRETMGLLHMASELERMGDHCVSIAKLAREVAHQPEVTTGVDLSAIGRSCSEQVRGVLGAMIARSAAQARRVAAGDDAIDRAYRRAFDLLVQTIAADRGSVYAGTQLLLIAHHLERIADRVTNIAEDLVFLETGVIEELG
- a CDS encoding DUF47 family protein, giving the protein MRLPLVPRERRFHDLFEQQAACIVAAAEILLKVLVNGGDAAAHHAEIKDWEHRGDELTHEIVRTLNRTFVTPFDREDIYALSSGLDDILDYVDEVATTITLYRIATIPPAAGELGRLVLEAAGEVRQAIAKLEKLKHLEPHWIEIHRLENLGDSVSREAIAQLFDGSFEVLEVVKLKDLYALLETALDRCEDVANVIESITIKNA